A genomic window from Enoplosus armatus isolate fEnoArm2 chromosome 18, fEnoArm2.hap1, whole genome shotgun sequence includes:
- the nln gene encoding LOW QUALITY PROTEIN: neurolysin, mitochondrial (The sequence of the model RefSeq protein was modified relative to this genomic sequence to represent the inferred CDS: deleted 2 bases in 1 codon), whose amino-acid sequence MRVDSGNKKHFPHMRREREPSAAAAAAAAAGTEPHASKRVLRMTIHNGSVISVRDCSQAGNKRDALRWDLSPAETRTMTDSLINRVKKVYDDIGSLKIEDVSVENTLKALANVKLDYVSSRHVLDFPQYVCASKEVRSASTEADKKLSEFDVEISMREDVFKRITALQKNLQDNLSPEEKRFLDRLVTLGKQKGLHLSKDIQEEIKRTSKLISELSIEFNKNLNEDNTFLVLSEHELSGLADSYLNGLDKTADGRYKVTLEYPHYYPLMKRCHNPETRRKMETAFHSRCKEVNTAILEQLIQLRAKVADLLGYSSHANYVLEINMAKNASNVSDFLDTFYETLKPVGIKERKYILALKKRECLMRGYQFDGQINAWDLPYYMNQVEQCKFAVNKDKLIEYFPLDVVTEGLFGIYQELLGLTFTEVEHAHVWHENVKLYSAHDTETGEEIGQFYMDLHPREGKYGHAACFGLQPGCRGPDGKRRLPVAAMVANFTKPRKAWPSLLQHHEVETYFHEFGHVMHELCSKTTFSEFSGTLVETDFVEVPSQMLENWVWEKEPLRRMSRHYKDGTPIPDNLLDKLIASRVANTGLMNLRQVVLSKVDQSLHTSPHADTAEVFAKLCQDILGVPATPGTNMTASFSHLAGGYDGQYYSYLWSEVYSMDIFFSRFKKEGIMNPKVGKEYRRVILEAGGSVDGTDMLKTFLGRGPCQDAFFQCKGLIKSQETQTL is encoded by the exons ATGCGCGTTGACAGCggaaataaaaagcattttccccacatg agaagagagagggagcccagtgctgctgctgctgctgctgctgctgctgggactgAGCCACA CGCCTCTAAACGCGTCCTGAGAATGACCATCCACAACGGGTCTGTGATATCCGTCCGAGACTGCTCTCAGGCCGGAAATAAGAGGGACGCGCTGAGGTGGGACCTGTCTCCAGCTGAGACCAGGACCATGACGGACAGCTTGATTAACAGAGTAAAGAAGGTCTACGATGACATTGGATCTCTAAAGATAGAAGATGTTTCCGTTGAAAACACCCTGAAAGCTTTGGCTAATGTCAAGCTGGATTATGTGT CGTCACGCCATGTCCTTGATTTCCCCCAGTATGTTTGTGCTTCTAAAGAGGTTCGGTCAGCGAGCACAGAGGCGGACAAGAAGCTGTCCGAGTTTGATGTGGAGATAAGTATGAGGGAAGATGTGTTCAAGCGAATTACTGCCTTGCAG aaaaatcTCCAAGACAACCTTTCACCTGAAGAAAAGAGATTCTTAGACAGGCTTGTTACATTAGGCAAGCAGAAAGGATTGCACCTGTCAAAAGATATACAAGAG gaaataaaaagaactTCCAAGCTTATAAGTGAACTTTCCATAGAGTTCAACAAGAATCTGAATGAGGACAATACATTTCTTGTGCTCTCTGAACATGAGTTGA GTGGACTAGCTGATAGCTATCTCAATGGATTGGACAAGACGGCAGATGGGCGGTATAAAGTGACGCTTGAATATCCCCATTACTACCCCCTGATGAAGAGGTGTCACAATCCTGAGACCAGGAGGAAGATGGAAACAGCTTTCCACAGCAGGTGTAAAGAG GTAAACACAGCGATCCTTGAACAGTTGATACAACTGAGGGCAAAGGTCGCAGACTTACTTGGTTACAGTAGCCACGCAAACTATGTGCTGGAGATTAACATGGCCAAGAATGCAAGCAATGTGTCTGACTTTTTAG ATACGTTCTATGAAACACTGAAGCCCGTTGGAATCAAGGAGAGGAAATATATCCTTGCACTAAAGAAGAGGGAGTGCTTGATGCGGGGCTACCAGTTTGATGGGCAGATCAATGCCTGGGACTTACCCTACTACATGAATCAAGTGGAGCAGTGCAAGTTTGCCGTGAACAAGGACAAACTAATTGAGTATTTCCCACTCGATGTGGTGACAGAGGGACTGTTTGGTATCTACCAGGAGCTGCTGGGTCTCACGTTCACAGAGGTGGAACATGCTCACGTGTGGCATGAAAATGTCAAGCTTTATTCAGCCCACGACACTGAAACTGGAGAGGAGATTGGTCAGTTCTACATGGACCTGCATCCAAG GGAAGGAAAGTACGGCCATGCAGCCTGCTTTGGGCTCCAGCCcggctgcagaggacctgatgGCAAACGCAGGCTTCCGGTGGCGGCTATGGTGGCTAACTTTACCAAGCCCAGAAAGGCTTggccctctctcctccagcaccATGAAGTGGAGACTTATTTTCATGAGTTTGGTCACGTTATGCACGAGCTCTGTTCTAAG ACCACTTTTTCAGAGTTCAGTGGAACCCTGGTGGAGACGGACTTTGTGGAGGTGCCATCGCAGATGCTTGAGAACTGGGTTTGGGAGAAGGAGCCTCTGAGAAGAATGTCTCGCCACTACAAAGATGGCACCCCAATCCCAGACAACCTGCTCGACAAGCTGATCGCATCCAGAGTAGCCAACACTG GACTGATGAACCTGCGTCAGGTAGTCCTCAGTAAAGTGGACCAGTCGCTACACACCAGTCCTCATGCAGATACAGCTGAGGTGTTTGCAAAGCTCTGCCAGGACATCCTGGGTGTCCCTGCCACACCTG GCACCAATATGACAGCCAGTTTCAGCCACTTGGCTGGAGGATACGATGGTCAGTATTATAGCTATCTGTGGAGTGAAGTCTACTCCATGGACATCTTTTTCAGTCGTTTTAAAAAGGAAGGCATTATGAATCCAAAG GTTGGAAAAGAGTACAGAAGGGTGATTCTGGAAGCAGGTGGCTCTGTGGATGGAACAGACATGCTGAAGACCTTCCTCGGACGTGGCCCATGCCAGGACGCCTTCTTTCAGTGCAAAGGACTGATCAAGTctcaggaaacacaaacattgtAA